A window of [Clostridium] innocuum genomic DNA:
TGGGGCCAGGGTTCGGGCCATGCTGGCCCGATGTTACGGCCCCACAGGTATGAAAAAACGCCCGGACAGCAGAAAGCTATTCGAGCGCAAAAACTCCAATATTCACTTACAGAATGACAATTTTCGCACCGGCTGCCAGACGGGCCTGTTCGTTGACTGGGCTTTTTTTGACGGTAGTGAAATATCGTCTGAATTTGTCGGCGGTCAATGTGCTTCATGGCGGTTCCCTCCTAAAGCCGCCGTGTCAGCGTGTAGTCGTCACTCCTTTGTTGAGGGCATAAGGAACGGCGGCCTTGATGTTACTCAAAACCGCCGCAGTACCTGGAAAATCCATTTTGGGCGCACAAAGCTGCCTGCCCTGCAACGGTTTTTTTCTTTCCCCGTCTTGCGGGGCAGGATCGCTTGGCTTATTCGGTTTTAGTTTTGCTCTTGTTCGGCTGCCTCTTTCAGCCGGTCAAAACTCTCATCGCTGATGATGTGTTCAATCCGGCAGGCGTCGGCCTCCTCAGTCTTGGGGTCAACGCCTGCGGAGATAAGCTGCTCAGTAAAGATGCAGTGACGTTTATAGATTTTTTCAGCCACCTCGCGGCCCACATCGGTCAGATGGAGAAAGTGATCTTCGTCCATCATAATAAAGCCGCCGTCCCGCAGGGTAGCCACTGCATGGCACACGCTGGGCTTTGACACCTCCATGTGCCGGGCCACATCTACGGAGCGCACCATACCGCGTTTCTTTTGGAGAACAAGGATGGTTTCCAGGTAGTCCTCCCCGGACGCATGAAGTTTTATATTTAATCACCTTCAAAAGCAAAGAACCTTTGCAGTCGTTCCCTGCTTATTCTGTTCCATCCATCACTCCATAGCACTTTTCCGTTTTCTATAAAGACAAAGTAATTGCAGCACTCCGCAATCAGCTCCGGGTCATGAGTAACAATAAACAAGGTTTTCCCCAACGAACTCAATTCCCGCAAATTCTCTGCCACTTTTTTCATGTGCCGATAATCCAATCCGCTTGTAGGCTCGTCAAAAACAATAACCTGTTTATCAGACGCAATCGCGCTGGCAATCGCTACCCTCTGTTTCTGTCCGCCGGACAACGACATAGGATGGGCGTCTCTAAATTCTGAAATGTGCAGACTTTCCATAATACTTTCTGCCTCATGCGCCGCTTTTTCTTCATCTGAATTATCCAGACTAAGCAAGATTTCATCCATTACACTTTCCGTAAAAAGTTGGTGGTTTACGTCCTGCATAACCATATAGCAGGTCTTAATTCTCTGATTTGCCATATAAGTTTTTCCATTCATGCTCATACAGCCTTTTGCGGTTTTGAGCAATCCGCATAAATTGTTAGCAAAAGTCGTTTTCCCGGCTCCATTGTTGCCGACTACTCCAACCACCGAACCTTGCGGAATCATCAAATCTGATATATCCAGCACCTTCCGCTTTTTCTTCTTACCTCCGGAAGCATTTTTATAAGAAACTTCAAAGTCCCTGATATATAGCTGCTTTGTCGCACACACTGTGCTCTGCATTTTACTAAAATCTTCAGACTGTAAAGTTCTAAGACCCAGCGCGTGCAATTCGCCTGTAGATTTCTTTTTGAAGTCGGAGATGGAAAGGTTTTCTTTTATTTGCCCGCCCTGCATATATAGAATGCGATCTGCAATATCCATCAGGTAATACAGGCGATGTTCCGCAATCACAATCGTTTTCCCCTGTGCTTTCCATTTCCGCAATACATCTTTTAATTCTCTGATTGATTTAATATCCAAATTGGAAGATGGCTCGTCCAGTACGAATATATCCGGTTCCATTGCGGAAACGGACGCACAGGCAACTTTCTGTTTTTCGCCACCGGACAGTGCAAATAAGCTCCTATTCAGTAAATCTTCGATTTTTAACGCGCCTACCGTTTTTTCTATCCGCGAATTGATTTCGTCTGCGTCGATTGCCAAATTCTCACATCCAAATGCAATTTCACTGGTAGTATCCACTGTAAAAAATTGTGTCCTTGGATTTTGAAAAACAGAACCAACCACACCAGACAAAGCATAAAGGGATACATTTTTTACATCTATCCCTTCCACAATCGTCTGCCCGGTAAGCGTTCCTTCGTAATAATGCGGGATAAGCCCATTTATTAAACGTGTGAGTGTAGTCTTTCCGCAGCCGGATTCTCCGCAGATCAAAACAACCTCTCCGTCATGGATAGTCAAATTTATATTTTCGATTTTTCCTTTTGAACTGCCTTGCTCATATTGAAAGGCTACATCCTTAAACTCTATCATTTCAGCCCTCCTAAAAAAGCAGGAACACCAACAGGGCAGCAGTAACAATAATCATAAGCGCAAAATCTTTCCAATGGAAACCGATCTTACAAATGCTTGTACGCTTTTTTCCGTTTCCTAATCCTCTTGTCAAAGCTGCCGCAGACAGGTCATTCCCTATTGTTACTACAGACATCATAAGAGGGACAATTCGATATTCTAATACTGCTTGTGGATTCTTGAAAAAATTTTTCCCCGTGATTCCTCTCATAC
This region includes:
- a CDS encoding metal-dependent transcriptional regulator; this translates as MKLHASGEDYLETILVLQKKRGMVRSVDVARHMEVSKPSVCHAVATLRDGGFIMMDEDHFLHLTDVGREVAEKIYKRHCIFTEQLISAGVDPKTEEADACRIEHIISDESFDRLKEAAEQEQN
- a CDS encoding energy-coupling factor ABC transporter ATP-binding protein, with the protein product MIEFKDVAFQYEQGSSKGKIENINLTIHDGEVVLICGESGCGKTTLTRLINGLIPHYYEGTLTGQTIVEGIDVKNVSLYALSGVVGSVFQNPRTQFFTVDTTSEIAFGCENLAIDADEINSRIEKTVGALKIEDLLNRSLFALSGGEKQKVACASVSAMEPDIFVLDEPSSNLDIKSIRELKDVLRKWKAQGKTIVIAEHRLYYLMDIADRILYMQGGQIKENLSISDFKKKSTGELHALGLRTLQSEDFSKMQSTVCATKQLYIRDFEVSYKNASGGKKKKRKVLDISDLMIPQGSVVGVVGNNGAGKTTFANNLCGLLKTAKGCMSMNGKTYMANQRIKTCYMVMQDVNHQLFTESVMDEILLSLDNSDEEKAAHEAESIMESLHISEFRDAHPMSLSGGQKQRVAIASAIASDKQVIVFDEPTSGLDYRHMKKVAENLRELSSLGKTLFIVTHDPELIAECCNYFVFIENGKVLWSDGWNRISRERLQRFFAFEGD